A window from Pseudobutyrivibrio ruminis HUN009 encodes these proteins:
- a CDS encoding DUF3791 domain-containing protein, giving the protein MNQESFSFVIYMIHACANKWGKLPSEVYSLLSSVDCINNYLVKHFDIIHTQSTSYVIDDITDYLNARGVKI; this is encoded by the coding sequence ATGAATCAGGAATCATTTTCATTTGTAATATATATGATTCATGCTTGTGCTAATAAATGGGGAAAACTTCCTTCTGAAGTTTATTCATTACTTAGTAGTGTTGATTGTATTAATAATTATTTGGTAAAGCACTTTGATATTATTCACACGCAAAGTACGTCATATGTTATCGATGACATTACAGATTATTTGAATGCAAGAGGAGTGAAAATATGA